The Coregonus clupeaformis isolate EN_2021a chromosome 13, ASM2061545v1, whole genome shotgun sequence genome includes a region encoding these proteins:
- the LOC121580280 gene encoding odorant receptor 131-2-like, producing MSNTTPPFQLLSNNVSLTNQRLAVPIRTFMGFLSVSPCLLFLYINTVMLYSLKSKPMFRETSRYILFGNLLFADTILLVTSQLLYILAVAGLFVIRYICVVIVLVAIFTSAVSPLNLSVMSLERYVAICYPLRHASIVTPGTTGVVIAVVWILCSLNTIIKLIMLLVLESMPLDQLMQEFCSTSQLFHLKIHNQVDNVFISIVFITVSFIIIYSYIAMMMVAKSASSDKDLNTKARNTVLLHLIQLGLSLSSTLVPTIVSALKSKAMDKATQIEYIVFIILIILPRCLSPLIYGLRDQTFRHILVYHLTCGLRCTVQPIKISSY from the exons ATGTCCAATACAACACCCCCATTCCAGCTCCTGTCCAACAACGTTTCGTTGACCAATCAGAGGTTGGCAGTGCCCATAAGGACGTTCATGGgctttctgtctgtgtctccatgtctcctcttccTCTATATCAACACTGTCATGCTGTACAGTCTGAAGAGCAAGCCCATGTTCAGAGAGACCTCACGCTACATCTTGTTTG GTAACCTCCTCTTCGCCGACACCATCCTACTGGTGACCAGCCAACTGCTGTACATATTAGCCGTGGCTGGGTTGTTTGTGATCCGATACATATGTGTTGTGATTGTGTTGGTGGCCATTTTCACCAGCGCTGTTTCCCCTCTCAACCTGTCTGTGATGTCGCTAGAGAG GTACGTGGCTATCTGTTATCCTCTGAGGCATGCCTCCATTGTCACCCCCGGGACTACGGGCGTGGTCATTGCTGTAGTGTGGATCCTGTGTTCCCTAAACACTATCATTAAGCTTATCATGCTGCTGGTTCTAGAGTCCATGCCTCTGGACCAGTTAATGCAGGAATTCTGCTCTACCAGCCAACTTTTCCACCTGAAGATTCACAACCAGGTAGACAACGTGTTCATCAGCATCGTCTTCATAACCGTTAGTTTTATCATCATATACTCCTACATCGCTATGATGATGGTAGCCAAGTCCGCCTCCTCAGACAAGGACTTGAACACCAAGGCTCGTAACACGGTTCTACTGCACCTGATCCAGCTGGGGCTGAGTCTCTCTTCAACCCTGGTTCCTACCATAGTGTCAGCCTTGAAATCCAAAGCAATGGACAAAGCCACACAGATCGAGTACATTGTGTTTATCATCCTGATTATCCTGCCCAGGTGTCTGAGTCCTCTGATCTACGGCCTGAGAGACCAGACGTTCAGACACATCCTCGTGTACCATCTCACCTGTGGCCTCAGATGCACAGTGCAGCCCATTAAAATCTCCAGCTATTGA